From the genome of Nitrosopumilus sp., one region includes:
- a CDS encoding ribokinase has translation MKLAVFSHCAMDTISIDGNRYEQIGGAACYGGITARQFKFDVDLFTKFGPDFPKQYLTEHKINFANSESKKNTTKFSISITGSDRTLKIENECDPIDHMEASADGHIVSPIYHEISEHTFKKIKSDSNFLFVDPQGFLRRKDSENNILLEKTDLDLSDVNAIKVNPEEAQQIVSGSHDEMMRALQKKGVEHVLLTNKTDVSMLIKDKIYSITLPNSRIHDTTGIGDIFSATFACTMLKEKDFLWALCFAGGAAQAALESNNIGLQKIPKKGTIETNASYFYNLVKFRDL, from the coding sequence ATGAAATTAGCGGTTTTTTCTCATTGTGCAATGGATACCATTTCCATTGACGGGAATAGGTATGAGCAGATCGGAGGGGCCGCATGCTACGGAGGGATTACCGCCAGACAGTTCAAGTTTGATGTTGATCTGTTCACTAAATTTGGTCCAGATTTTCCCAAACAATACCTGACAGAGCATAAGATTAATTTTGCAAATTCAGAATCCAAAAAAAATACCACCAAATTTTCCATTTCAATTACGGGTTCAGACAGGACTCTCAAGATTGAAAATGAATGTGACCCGATAGACCATATGGAAGCCAGTGCAGATGGCCATATTGTCAGCCCAATATATCATGAGATATCAGAGCATACGTTTAAAAAAATTAAGAGCGACTCAAATTTTCTTTTCGTTGATCCTCAGGGATTTCTAAGGCGAAAGGACTCAGAAAATAACATTCTTTTAGAAAAAACAGACCTTGATCTTTCTGACGTCAATGCAATCAAAGTGAATCCTGAAGAGGCACAGCAGATTGTAAGCGGAAGTCATGATGAAATGATGCGGGCATTACAGAAAAAAGGAGTCGAGCATGTCCTGCTGACAAACAAAACAGACGTATCCATGTTGATAAAAGATAAAATTTATTCCATAACTCTTCCAAATAGTCGAATTCACGACACAACAGGGATAGGAGACATATTTAGTGCCACATTTGCATGCACCATGCTAAAAGAAAAGGACTTTCTATGGGCTCTTTGTTTTGCTGGCGGTGCTGCACAGGCCGCACTTGAATCCAATAATATAGGGCTGCAAAAAATTCCCAAAAAGGGAACCATTGAAACAAATGCATCATACTTTTACAATCTTGTAAAATTCAGAGACCTGTGA
- a CDS encoding 30S ribosomal protein S26e, with amino-acid sequence MPLKRASRGRTKGGKGSSGTVQCTNCGQTVPKDKAKKVTSRLNLVEHTLAKELRAQGAYIASPTVLKHYCISCAIHFKILKIRSEDSRRKRGKLR; translated from the coding sequence ATGCCACTTAAGCGTGCAAGTAGAGGTCGTACAAAAGGAGGAAAAGGTTCTTCGGGCACTGTACAATGTACAAACTGTGGACAAACTGTCCCAAAAGACAAGGCTAAGAAAGTAACGTCTAGACTGAATCTGGTTGAGCATACTTTGGCAAAAGAATTGAGAGCTCAAGGCGCATACATTGCTTCACCAACGGTTCTAAAGCATTATTGTATTTCATGTGCAATTCACTTCAAAATTCTTAAAATCAGATCTGAAGATAGCAGAAGAAAACGTGGAAAACTTCGTTAG
- a CDS encoding CDP-alcohol phosphatidyltransferase family protein, producing the protein MLNNLRESLRPALEKMGRGFAATGLSPNFWTFVGLGFALVAAVIYGMGIEFGLIIGGVLLLVSGFFDMVDGQVARVTGKSSKKGEYLDSMFDKISEVAIFLGILIGGYAEPYIVLLAITLSLLVSYARAKSDLINIKLQGVGIGERAERLLAIAIIGIIGFMDYAVVIVVIIAGITLIQRMIFTTKNIKE; encoded by the coding sequence GTGCTGAACAATCTCAGAGAATCTCTCCGCCCGGCCCTTGAAAAGATGGGACGCGGATTTGCAGCTACAGGACTGTCTCCAAACTTTTGGACTTTTGTAGGCTTAGGATTCGCACTTGTTGCAGCAGTCATTTACGGAATGGGAATTGAATTTGGATTAATAATTGGAGGAGTGCTGCTGCTTGTTTCAGGTTTCTTTGACATGGTTGATGGGCAGGTGGCTCGGGTCACTGGAAAGAGTTCAAAAAAAGGAGAGTATCTTGATTCCATGTTTGATAAAATTTCCGAAGTCGCCATATTTTTAGGAATTTTAATCGGAGGATACGCCGAACCGTACATCGTATTGCTTGCAATTACCTTGTCATTGCTAGTGAGTTACGCAAGAGCAAAGTCAGATTTGATCAACATCAAGCTTCAAGGCGTAGGAATTGGGGAGAGAGCAGAGCGACTATTGGCAATTGCAATAATAGGAATTATAGGATTCATGGATTATGCAGTGGTGATTGTAGTGATCATTGCCGGAATTACACTCATTCAAAGAATGATATTCACTACAAAAAATATTAAGGAATAA